A window of Pullulanibacillus sp. KACC 23026 genomic DNA:
ATGTAACATGAAAAAAAGCTCAAGTCAAGAGAATCCATCAAAAAATGACTAGTTTAAGTGATCGGCCTCTTCTTTTAAGCTTGAATAAAATTCTACCATTTCTTCAAAAGGCATCCTGACTAGCCCGCTTGAAGAGGGCACGACAAAATCAATCGTATGGGGCACTAATGATGGGGTTTGCTTCCCCCAAGGAATGGGGCGTCTTGACGTCATCCGTTCGTAAACACCTTTGCCTACATAACAAGCTATTTTCGGTTTAAAGATGATAAGTTTCTTTAAAAGCACGTCTCGACCCGCTTCATAATCTGCTTTTGTGAGGTCGGACGCCGCGCGGGTTGGTTTTTCCACAATATTAGTAAGTCCATACCCATAATTTAGAAGTGTGCTGTCCTCTTCTGGACGAATTCGTTTAAGTAGAAGTCCGGATTGTTCAAGCAGTTTGTAAAAACGATTCGTCGGGTTGGCATAATGATGACCCGATTCCCCAGACTTAATACTAGGGTTAAAACCTATAAATAAAATGGTTAAATCATGTTTGAGATAGTCCGGTAAATAAGGCATAGGTGCCTCCTATACGTTCGCAAAATGATTAAAAGTGATTAAAAGCGATTCTACTTAAATATACAATGAACTAAATTCCTGAGCAATTATAGATGTTTTTCATAACAAAGAACTTGGCAATCCTGTTACCAAGTTCTTCGTTTTATTAGTCGAAAACAAGTCATGCAACCGGGAGAGCACCTTTTA
This region includes:
- a CDS encoding mismatch-specific DNA-glycosylase, producing the protein MPYLPDYLKHDLTILFIGFNPSIKSGESGHHYANPTNRFYKLLEQSGLLLKRIRPEEDSTLLNYGYGLTNIVEKPTRAASDLTKADYEAGRDVLLKKLIIFKPKIACYVGKGVYERMTSRRPIPWGKQTPSLVPHTIDFVVPSSSGLVRMPFEEMVEFYSSLKEEADHLN